One window of the Rhodococcus sovatensis genome contains the following:
- a CDS encoding PPOX class F420-dependent oxidoreductase produces MAPKLASAESVEREKLLEFIRPRHRSTLITHKRDGGLQVSPVTSGVDSEGRIVIASYPERAKVANIRRHSAVTVCVHSDEWNDAYVQVDGTAEILDVPDAVEPLVEYFRSIAGEHSDWDEYREAMRKQGKSLIRIMIESWGPVAEGGFPPGRV; encoded by the coding sequence ATGGCTCCGAAACTGGCTTCCGCAGAATCCGTCGAGCGCGAGAAGTTGCTCGAGTTCATTCGTCCGCGTCACCGTTCGACGCTCATCACACACAAGCGTGATGGTGGGCTGCAGGTATCGCCGGTGACGTCCGGTGTCGATTCCGAAGGTCGCATCGTCATCGCCTCGTACCCGGAGCGCGCCAAAGTGGCCAACATCAGACGACATTCGGCGGTGACGGTATGCGTGCACTCGGACGAGTGGAACGACGCCTACGTCCAGGTCGACGGCACGGCCGAGATCCTCGATGTCCCCGACGCCGTGGAACCGCTCGTTGAGTACTTCCGCAGTATCGCGGGTGAGCATTCGGATTGGGATGAGTACCGCGAGGCGATGCGGAAGCAGGGAAAGTCGTTGATACGCATCATGATCGAATCCTGGGGCCCGGTCGCCGAGGGTGGCTTCCCCCCGGGGAGAGTGTGA
- a CDS encoding PPK2 family polyphosphate kinase — MAKHSKKSTNLWSTPAAQVLRATDDTRVEEIDFSLTPGFDGTKADAQELLAERGQVLSALQEKLYANGRSGDLRSILLVLQGMDTAGKGGMVRHVIGLVDPQGVDLASFGVPTKEEREHHYLWRIRNELPGGGKIGVFDRSHYEDVLVVAVHDLVPRQVWEPRFDEINAFEKELVDEGTLVVKVALFVSPEEQRTRLQERLDRPDKYWKYNPGDVTERGFLPQYRLAYQRILDRTNTDYAPWHVIPADRKWYSRLAVTELLIDALERLDLDWPAADFDVEVEKQRLANS, encoded by the coding sequence ATGGCAAAGCATTCGAAGAAGAGTACGAACCTCTGGTCGACGCCTGCTGCACAGGTACTCCGGGCGACCGACGACACTCGCGTCGAAGAAATCGACTTCTCGTTGACCCCCGGTTTCGACGGCACCAAAGCGGACGCACAGGAGTTGCTCGCCGAACGCGGCCAGGTTCTCTCCGCTCTGCAGGAGAAGCTGTACGCAAACGGTCGATCCGGTGATCTGCGCTCGATCCTGTTGGTACTACAGGGAATGGACACCGCAGGCAAGGGCGGGATGGTCCGACACGTCATCGGATTGGTCGACCCACAGGGTGTCGATCTCGCGTCGTTCGGGGTGCCCACGAAAGAAGAGCGCGAACACCACTACCTGTGGCGAATCAGAAATGAGCTGCCGGGGGGAGGCAAGATCGGTGTGTTCGACCGCTCGCACTACGAGGACGTGCTGGTCGTCGCCGTCCACGATCTGGTGCCGCGCCAGGTGTGGGAGCCTCGCTTCGACGAAATCAACGCGTTCGAAAAGGAATTGGTCGACGAGGGGACGCTTGTCGTGAAAGTCGCCCTCTTCGTCTCGCCGGAGGAGCAACGCACCCGCCTGCAGGAACGTCTCGACCGGCCGGACAAGTACTGGAAGTACAACCCGGGAGACGTCACCGAGCGCGGATTCCTACCGCAGTACCGCCTCGCGTACCAACGCATCCTCGACCGCACCAACACCGACTACGCGCCGTGGCATGTCATCCCGGCCGACCGCAAGTGGTACAGCAGGCTTGCAGTCACCGAATTGTTGATCGATGCTCTCGAAAGACTCGATCTCGACTGGCCTGCAGCCGATTTCGACGTCGAGGTGGAGAAGCAGCGGCTGGCGAACAGCTGA
- a CDS encoding NAD(P)-dependent alcohol dehydrogenase, which translates to MTSATAYTATAADAPLEKVTIDRRELGPKDILIEVKFAGICHSDIHTARNEWGGTNYPVVPGHEIAGIVAEVGSGVSKHKVGDRVGVGCFVDSCGECEACLEGEEQYCFKGVTATYNSKLADGSITQGGYSTHIVVTEGFVLSIPEGIELDVAAPLLCAGITLYSPLKHWGAGPGKKVAIIGMGGLGHVGVKIAHALGAEVTVLSQTLSKEEDGKRLGADHYYATSDKETFKKLRGQFDLIINTVSAEIDMDKHMSLLAINGSLVILGLPSEPIKVRGFTLAANRRSLAGSMVGGIAQTQEMLNFCAEHKIGAEIETIPADKINEAYERVLKSDVRYRFVIDAATF; encoded by the coding sequence ATGACTTCAGCTACCGCATACACGGCGACTGCCGCCGACGCCCCGCTCGAGAAGGTCACGATCGATCGACGTGAGCTCGGGCCGAAGGACATTTTGATCGAGGTGAAGTTCGCGGGGATCTGTCACTCCGACATCCACACCGCGCGGAACGAATGGGGCGGCACCAACTACCCCGTCGTTCCCGGGCACGAGATCGCGGGCATCGTTGCCGAGGTCGGCTCCGGCGTCAGCAAGCACAAGGTGGGCGATCGGGTCGGCGTCGGCTGTTTCGTCGACTCGTGCGGCGAGTGTGAGGCCTGCCTAGAGGGTGAGGAGCAGTACTGCTTCAAGGGCGTCACCGCCACCTACAACTCCAAGCTGGCCGACGGTTCCATCACCCAGGGCGGTTACTCGACGCATATCGTCGTCACCGAAGGCTTCGTGCTGTCGATCCCTGAGGGCATCGAGCTCGACGTCGCTGCGCCTCTGCTTTGTGCAGGAATCACCCTGTACTCCCCGCTCAAGCACTGGGGAGCCGGACCGGGCAAGAAGGTCGCCATCATCGGCATGGGCGGACTCGGCCACGTCGGCGTCAAGATCGCGCACGCTCTCGGCGCCGAGGTCACGGTACTGAGCCAGACGCTCAGCAAGGAAGAAGACGGCAAGCGGCTCGGTGCAGATCACTACTACGCCACCTCCGACAAGGAGACGTTCAAGAAGCTGCGCGGCCAATTCGACCTGATCATCAACACTGTCTCCGCCGAGATCGACATGGACAAGCACATGTCGCTGCTGGCGATCAACGGTTCGCTCGTGATCCTCGGCCTGCCGTCCGAGCCCATCAAGGTTCGCGGATTCACCCTCGCGGCAAACCGTCGTAGCCTCGCCGGATCGATGGTCGGTGGTATCGCGCAGACCCAGGAGATGCTGAACTTCTGCGCCGAGCACAAGATCGGCGCAGAGATCGAGACGATCCCCGCGGACAAGATCAACGAGGCGTACGAGCGCGTGTTGAAGAGCGACGTCCGCTACCGCTTCGTCATCGACGCTGCAACGTTCTAG
- a CDS encoding 3-hydroxybutyryl-CoA dehydrogenase, which produces MTVERVGIVGAGQMGAGIAEVCARAHVDVLVCEQTRELTTAGRTRILRSLDRGVSSGKITEREREHAARRLRFTSDLGDFADRQLVVEAVLEDEKVKAGIFAELDSVVTDPNAVLASNTSSIPIMKLGTATKAPDRVVGLHFFNPVPVLPLVELVTTLKTSDTVAERAERFAGDVLGKQVVRSADRSGFVVNALLVPYLLSAIRMVESGFATKEDVDKATVLGLAHPMGPLALADLVGLDTVKSIADSMYAEFKEPLFSAPPLLLRMVEAGLLGKKTGSGFYRYENGRVAR; this is translated from the coding sequence GTGACGGTCGAGAGGGTGGGGATCGTCGGTGCCGGTCAGATGGGCGCTGGTATCGCCGAGGTGTGCGCCCGCGCACACGTCGACGTGTTGGTCTGCGAACAGACACGTGAGCTGACGACCGCAGGACGCACACGCATCCTGCGGTCGTTGGACCGTGGCGTCAGCAGCGGCAAGATCACCGAACGCGAACGTGAACACGCCGCTCGACGGCTCCGCTTCACCTCCGATCTCGGCGACTTCGCCGATCGTCAGCTCGTGGTCGAAGCCGTGCTGGAAGACGAGAAGGTCAAGGCAGGCATCTTCGCCGAGTTGGACTCGGTGGTGACGGATCCGAACGCCGTGCTCGCGTCGAACACCTCGTCCATTCCGATCATGAAGTTGGGGACCGCGACGAAAGCACCCGACCGCGTCGTCGGATTGCACTTCTTCAATCCGGTGCCGGTGCTTCCTCTCGTGGAGCTCGTCACCACTCTCAAGACCAGCGATACCGTCGCCGAGCGGGCCGAGAGGTTCGCCGGCGACGTGCTCGGCAAGCAGGTAGTCCGCTCCGCCGACCGTTCCGGCTTCGTAGTCAACGCGCTCCTCGTGCCGTACCTGCTCTCCGCGATCCGCATGGTCGAGTCCGGGTTCGCCACCAAGGAAGACGTCGACAAGGCAACGGTTCTCGGTCTGGCCCACCCGATGGGTCCGCTGGCGCTGGCCGACTTGGTCGGGCTCGACACCGTCAAGTCCATCGCCGACTCGATGTACGCAGAATTCAAGGAACCGTTGTTCTCGGCGCCGCCGCTGCTGCTGCGGATGGTCGAGGCAGGCCTGCTCGGAAAGAAGACCGGGTCGGGTTTCTACCGGTATGAGAACGGGCGAGTCGCCCGCTGA
- the aceA gene encoding isocitrate lyase: MSTTGTPKTTEEIQKDWDTNPRWNGVTRNFTAEQVSKLQGTVVEEATLARRGSEILWDLVNNEDYINSLGALTGNQAVQQVRAGLRAIYLSGWQVAGDANLSGHTYPDQSLYPANSVPTVVRRINNALLRADEIAKVEGDTSVSNWLAPIVADAEAGFGGALNAYELQKAMIAAGAAGVHWEDQLASEKKCGHLGGKVLIPTQQHIRTLTSARLASDVADVPSVIIARTDAEAATLITSDVDERDVEFLDGTRTAEGFFGVKNGIEPCIARAKAYAPYADLIWMETGVPDLEVAKKFAESVRSEFPDQLLAYNCSPSFNWKAHLDDATIAKFQKELGAMGFKFQFITLAGFHSLNYGMFDLAHGYAREGMTAFVDLQEREFKAAEERGFTAVKHQREVGAGYFDTIATTVDPNTSTAALKGSTEEGQFH, from the coding sequence ATGTCGACCACCGGCACACCGAAGACCACCGAAGAGATCCAGAAGGACTGGGACACCAACCCGCGCTGGAACGGCGTGACGCGTAACTTCACCGCCGAGCAGGTTTCGAAGCTGCAGGGCACCGTCGTCGAAGAGGCAACTCTCGCTCGTCGCGGCTCGGAGATCCTCTGGGATCTCGTGAACAACGAGGACTACATCAACTCGCTCGGTGCGCTCACCGGCAACCAGGCAGTGCAGCAGGTCCGCGCCGGACTCCGCGCGATCTACCTCTCCGGCTGGCAGGTCGCCGGCGACGCCAACCTTTCGGGCCACACCTACCCGGACCAGAGCCTCTACCCGGCCAACTCGGTGCCGACCGTCGTGCGTCGCATCAACAACGCCCTGCTCCGCGCCGACGAGATCGCCAAGGTCGAGGGTGACACGTCGGTCAGCAACTGGCTCGCCCCCATCGTCGCCGACGCCGAAGCCGGCTTCGGTGGCGCACTGAACGCCTACGAGCTGCAGAAGGCCATGATCGCGGCCGGCGCTGCAGGCGTCCACTGGGAGGATCAGCTCGCGTCGGAGAAGAAGTGCGGCCACCTCGGCGGCAAGGTTCTCATCCCGACCCAGCAGCACATCCGCACCCTGACCTCGGCGCGCCTCGCGTCCGACGTCGCCGACGTGCCGTCGGTCATCATCGCCCGCACCGACGCCGAGGCCGCAACCCTCATCACGTCCGATGTGGACGAGCGCGACGTGGAGTTCCTCGACGGAACCCGCACAGCAGAAGGCTTCTTCGGCGTGAAGAACGGCATCGAGCCCTGCATCGCTCGTGCGAAGGCATACGCTCCCTACGCGGACCTCATCTGGATGGAGACCGGCGTGCCGGACCTCGAGGTTGCGAAGAAGTTCGCCGAGTCGGTTCGCAGCGAATTCCCCGACCAGCTGCTCGCCTACAACTGCTCGCCTTCGTTCAACTGGAAGGCACACCTGGACGACGCCACCATCGCGAAGTTCCAGAAGGAGCTCGGCGCGATGGGCTTCAAGTTCCAGTTCATCACGCTCGCGGGCTTCCACTCGCTCAACTACGGCATGTTCGACCTTGCGCACGGCTACGCCCGCGAAGGCATGACGGCGTTCGTCGACCTGCAGGAGCGCGAGTTCAAGGCTGCCGAAGAGCGCGGCTTCACCGCCGTCAAGCACCAGCGTGAGGTCGGCGCGGGCTACTTCGACACCATCGCCACCACCGTCGACCCGAACACCTCGACGGCAGCTCTCAAGGGATCCACCGAAGAGGGCCAGTTCCACTGA
- a CDS encoding SPW repeat domain-containing protein encodes MLDNSREVVRDALVLITGVVLVTSTIWLPVGGDTGVSGAILILGMVSAGTALWAMSSASRSSHWAHVTLGVMLALSPIVLAFPAGLFAADMFALVGGVIIAAMGVLGVLDSARAAGSSRTVVASPTQLRARVAR; translated from the coding sequence ATGTTGGACAATTCTCGTGAAGTCGTGCGCGACGCACTCGTGTTGATCACCGGCGTCGTGCTTGTGACGTCGACGATCTGGCTGCCGGTCGGCGGCGACACCGGAGTGTCGGGGGCGATCCTCATCCTTGGGATGGTGTCGGCTGGAACGGCGCTGTGGGCGATGTCGAGCGCATCGAGGTCGAGTCACTGGGCGCACGTCACGCTCGGCGTGATGCTCGCACTGTCGCCGATCGTGCTCGCTTTCCCTGCTGGGCTCTTTGCTGCCGACATGTTCGCTCTGGTCGGCGGCGTGATCATCGCAGCAATGGGCGTTCTCGGAGTGTTGGACAGTGCTCGCGCTGCTGGTTCGTCGCGCACCGTTGTCGCTTCCCCCACGCAACTCCGGGCCCGCGTCGCGCGGTAG